The following DNA comes from Bacillota bacterium.
TACCCCTCGCACGGGCGGAACTCCGGGAAGAGATCGGCCAGCCCGCGCACGGGCAGCCCCTCAAGCTCAACCTGAGTGAACCCCGGCGTATCGGCGACCAGGCCTCCCCAGGCCCGCAAGAGCCTGACATTCCGAGTCGTGTGCGTACCCCGCCCGACCTTGCGGCTCAGTTCGCCGGTGGACAGGCCGGCCCCGGGGATGAGCGCGTTCAGCAGGGTCGACTTGCCAACCCCGCTCTGCCCGGCCAGGACCGTCGTCCGGCCGGCGAAGGTCTCCCTCAGGGTCTCCAGGTTGACCGACCATTTGGCGCTGGTCGGGATGATCCTATAGCCGGAACCTTCATAGTAACGGACGGCCTCGGCGATCTCCTCCTCGCTCAGGAGGTCGCACTTGTTCAGGCACAGGATGATGCCCAGGCCCTTCCGCT
Coding sequences within:
- the rsgA gene encoding ribosome small subunit-dependent GTPase A; this translates as PGAGYIETIVPRTTELRKPPVANVDQAAIVFTLRDPDKNLALVDRFLVMVERKGLGIILCLNKCDLLSEEEIAEAVRYYEGSGYRIIPTSAKWSVNLETLRETFAGRTTVLAGQSGVGKSTLLNALIPGAGLSTGELSRKVGRGTHTTRNVRLLRAWGGLVADTPGFTQVELEGLPVRGLADLFPEFRPCEGYCRFDGCLHDREPGCAVKEAVAEGRIDGQRYQHYLEFLSEAREAERNRY